The proteins below are encoded in one region of Enhydrobacter sp.:
- a CDS encoding CheR family methyltransferase yields MSKKPRGKDLLDQPPSTTIPVVGIGASAGGISALETLLPLFEDGAGVAFVIVQHLDPTHDSLLTGLLDRAAELPVVEASDHMPIEKDHIYVIPPNKTLTIVDDQLQLGPAMQQRGGGRTPIDLFFQSLARAKGELAACVILSGTGSDGTLGLRAIKEEGGLTIAQEGAEYDGMMRSAVRTGMVDFVLPVEKIPAKLNDYFRHLTSIDGRKGPDGVRQEAADHLAQITALLRLRTGHDFSGYKDKTVARRIQRRMQVLQIDEMPDFIARLRKEPQELDILLQDLLIGVTNFFRDPPAFEALEREVIPRLFEGKGADDTVRVWVPGCSTGEEAYSIAILLREHVPTNRQAPKLQIFASDIDEQALQFARIGRFPSTIARDVPPTRLERYFVREDGSYRIASDLREICLFSAHNLLRDAPFSKLDLISCRNLLIYLTPDLQNRLIPLFHYALNDGGFLFLGTSENVTRHSRLFSTVDKAHRIFRRRAQLERRLPEFPLTAPEGARRRIASAERPAAEQEPLQSLAERQLLDRYAPAYVVINADGDVLHGSARTGKYLELAPGVPRIDIFSMARQGLRPDLRAAVHKATASGQIAIQRNVVVGTNGGRQTIDLVVHPLKPAASQEALYMVVFQDIGGIKGLDEPEMAESEEELEGSRIGQVEAELRATRERLQATTEELESSNEELKSGNEELSSMNEELQSANEELETSKEELQSINEELQTVNAELNARVEELSRANSDIANLLESTQIATVFLDRNLAVKSFTPAAKDLFRLVESDTGRPITHVRARFRADTVQEDAERVLRTLSTTERQVESSHDGARYIMRMMPYRTVDNVIAGVVITFADVTRITAAEARIDALTLALHDRIQSLEALLDLLPVGVMIIEDNRTGEIRVNRYGAALLGEPPGEGLAPRPLAPARLFEGEREIVPADHPLMRASRSGEAVPAFEGQILRPDGSRVDVMMMATPLLDEERRPRGGIAAVVDISERKRGEAHQQVLLYELQHRVKNILATVSALATRMLREEPAPQEFAESFLGRLSAMASTHEILSRGNWTGVDLRELVQSTVRGQSTAPDAIAIDGPELRLTPNAAATLGMVIYELDTNAVKYGALSTPDGRVEVRWKVEPGQDPRVVLTWTERGGPKPKETFTEGFGVNFVRNAVRFELLGSATAETDAVGVRWTIEFATKGNVQGS; encoded by the coding sequence ATGAGCAAGAAGCCTAGGGGGAAGGACCTGCTGGACCAGCCTCCTTCCACGACCATTCCCGTCGTCGGCATCGGCGCCTCGGCCGGAGGGATCAGCGCGCTGGAGACGCTCCTGCCGCTGTTCGAGGACGGCGCGGGCGTGGCCTTCGTCATCGTCCAGCATCTCGATCCCACCCACGACAGCCTCCTGACCGGCCTGCTCGACCGGGCGGCCGAGCTGCCGGTGGTCGAGGCGAGCGACCACATGCCGATCGAGAAGGACCATATCTACGTCATCCCGCCCAACAAGACGCTGACCATCGTCGACGACCAGCTTCAGCTCGGGCCGGCGATGCAGCAGCGCGGCGGCGGGCGCACGCCGATCGATCTCTTCTTCCAGTCGCTGGCGCGCGCCAAGGGCGAGCTCGCGGCCTGCGTCATCCTCTCCGGCACCGGCAGCGACGGCACGCTCGGCCTGCGCGCGATCAAGGAGGAGGGCGGCCTCACCATCGCCCAGGAGGGCGCCGAGTACGACGGCATGATGCGTAGCGCCGTGCGCACCGGCATGGTCGATTTCGTCCTGCCGGTCGAGAAGATCCCGGCCAAGCTCAACGACTACTTCCGCCACCTCACAAGCATCGACGGCCGCAAGGGGCCGGACGGGGTGCGCCAGGAAGCGGCCGATCACCTGGCCCAGATCACGGCGCTCCTGCGTCTGCGCACGGGCCACGACTTCAGCGGCTACAAGGACAAGACGGTGGCGCGCCGCATCCAGCGCCGCATGCAGGTCCTGCAGATCGACGAGATGCCGGACTTCATCGCGCGGCTGCGCAAGGAACCGCAGGAGCTCGACATCCTGCTGCAGGACCTGCTGATCGGCGTCACCAACTTCTTCCGCGATCCGCCGGCGTTCGAGGCGCTCGAGCGCGAGGTGATCCCCCGGCTGTTCGAGGGCAAGGGCGCCGACGACACGGTGCGCGTCTGGGTGCCGGGCTGCTCGACCGGCGAGGAGGCCTACTCGATCGCCATCCTGCTGCGCGAGCACGTGCCCACGAACCGGCAGGCGCCCAAGCTGCAGATCTTCGCCAGCGACATCGACGAGCAGGCATTGCAGTTCGCGCGCATCGGCCGCTTCCCCTCGACCATCGCGCGCGACGTTCCGCCCACACGGCTGGAACGCTACTTCGTGCGCGAGGACGGCAGCTACCGCATCGCCAGCGACCTGCGCGAGATCTGCCTGTTCTCGGCCCACAACCTGCTGCGCGACGCGCCGTTCTCCAAGCTCGACCTGATCTCCTGCCGCAATCTGCTGATCTATCTGACGCCCGATCTGCAGAACCGGCTGATCCCGCTCTTCCACTATGCGCTGAACGACGGCGGCTTCCTGTTCCTCGGCACGTCGGAGAACGTCACCCGTCACTCGCGCCTGTTCAGCACCGTCGACAAGGCGCACCGGATCTTCCGGCGGCGCGCCCAGCTCGAGCGACGGCTGCCGGAGTTCCCGCTGACCGCGCCCGAAGGCGCGCGCCGGCGGATCGCGTCCGCCGAACGGCCGGCGGCCGAGCAGGAGCCGCTGCAGAGCCTGGCCGAGCGCCAGCTTCTCGACCGCTACGCGCCGGCCTATGTCGTCATCAACGCCGACGGCGACGTCCTGCACGGCTCGGCGCGCACCGGCAAGTACCTCGAGCTGGCGCCCGGCGTGCCGCGCATCGACATCTTCAGCATGGCGCGCCAGGGCCTGCGTCCCGACCTGCGCGCCGCCGTCCACAAGGCCACGGCGAGCGGCCAGATCGCGATCCAGCGCAACGTCGTGGTCGGGACCAACGGCGGCCGGCAGACGATCGATCTCGTGGTCCATCCGCTCAAGCCGGCGGCGTCGCAGGAAGCGCTCTACATGGTCGTGTTCCAGGACATCGGCGGCATCAAGGGGCTGGACGAGCCGGAGATGGCCGAAAGCGAGGAGGAGCTCGAGGGCTCGCGCATCGGCCAGGTCGAGGCCGAGCTCAGGGCCACCCGGGAGCGGCTGCAGGCCACCACGGAGGAGCTCGAATCCTCCAACGAGGAACTGAAATCGGGCAACGAGGAGCTGTCCTCGATGAACGAGGAGCTGCAGTCGGCCAACGAGGAGCTCGAGACCTCGAAGGAGGAGCTGCAGTCGATCAACGAGGAGCTGCAGACCGTCAACGCCGAGCTGAACGCGCGCGTCGAGGAGCTGAGCCGCGCCAACAGCGACATCGCCAACCTTCTGGAGAGCACCCAGATCGCCACCGTCTTCCTCGATCGCAACCTCGCCGTGAAGAGCTTCACGCCGGCGGCCAAGGACCTGTTCCGGCTGGTCGAGAGCGACACTGGCCGGCCGATCACCCATGTGCGCGCGCGCTTCCGGGCCGACACGGTGCAGGAGGATGCCGAGCGCGTGCTGCGAACGCTGTCGACGACGGAGCGCCAGGTCGAAAGCAGCCACGACGGCGCCCGCTACATCATGCGCATGATGCCCTATCGCACAGTCGACAACGTGATCGCGGGCGTGGTCATCACCTTCGCCGACGTCACGCGGATCACGGCGGCCGAGGCGCGGATCGACGCCCTGACCCTCGCCCTGCACGACCGCATCCAGAGCCTGGAGGCGCTGCTCGACCTCCTGCCGGTGGGCGTGATGATCATCGAGGACAACCGGACCGGCGAGATCCGCGTCAACCGCTACGGCGCGGCGCTGCTCGGCGAGCCGCCGGGCGAGGGCCTCGCGCCGCGGCCGCTGGCGCCGGCCCGCCTGTTCGAGGGCGAGCGCGAGATCGTTCCGGCCGATCATCCGCTGATGCGGGCATCCCGTTCCGGCGAGGCCGTCCCGGCATTCGAGGGGCAGATCCTGCGTCCCGACGGCAGTCGCGTCGACGTGATGATGATGGCGACGCCGCTGCTGGACGAGGAGCGCCGGCCGCGCGGCGGCATCGCCGCCGTGGTGGACATCTCCGAGCGCAAGCGCGGCGAGGCCCATCAGCAGGTGCTGCTCTACGAGCTGCAGCATCGCGTCAAGAACATCCTCGCCACCGTGAGCGCCCTTGCGACCCGCATGCTGCGCGAGGAGCCGGCGCCGCAGGAATTCGCCGAATCCTTCCTCGGCCGCTTGTCGGCGATGGCGAGCACGCACGAGATCCTGTCGCGCGGCAACTGGACCGGTGTCGACCTGCGTGAGCTCGTGCAGAGCACGGTGCGCGGCCAGAGCACGGCGCCCGACGCGATCGCGATCGATGGCCCGGAGCTGAGGCTCACCCCGAACGCAGCGGCGACGCTCGGCATGGTGATCTACGAGCTCGACACGAACGCGGTGAAATACGGCGCGCTGAGCACGCCGGACGGCCGCGTCGAGGTGCGATGGAAGGTCGAGCCGGGACAGGACCCGCGGGTCGTGCTGACCTGGACCGAGCGCGGCGGGCCGAAGCCGAAGGAAACCTTCACCGAGGGCTTCGGCGTTAACTTCGTGCGGAACGCGGTGCGGTTCGAGCTGCTGGGCTCGGCCACGGCGGAGACGGACGCCGTCGGCGTGCGGTGGACGATCGAGTTCGCCACCAAGGGAAACGTCCAGGGCTCGTAG
- a CDS encoding bacteriocin, translated as MTIRHAHFAAIAALGLLLAGCGDNPTDRALTGGAIGAGTGAVVGSTMGAPLGGAVVGGLGGAAIGAATTPRRDYYYYH; from the coding sequence ATGACCATCCGACACGCGCACTTCGCCGCGATCGCCGCCCTGGGGCTGCTGCTCGCGGGCTGCGGCGACAACCCGACGGACCGGGCGCTCACCGGCGGCGCGATCGGCGCCGGCACGGGCGCCGTGGTCGGCTCGACGATGGGCGCGCCGCTGGGCGGCGCCGTCGTGGGCGGCCTGGGCGGTGCGGCCATCGGTGCGGCCACCACGCCTCGCCGCGACTACTATTATTATCACTGA
- a CDS encoding Rieske 2Fe-2S domain-containing protein, producing the protein MDDLDTGTGYESRPPSYIAALTEVGRGTPMGELMRRYWHPVGLASHATRTPREVRVLGEDLVLFRDGRGRPGLVRARCCHRGTTLYYGKVEERGIRCCYHGWLFDVEGRCLEQPCEPEGGRLRDRVRQPWYPVQERYGLVFAYMGPPAKKPVLPRYECLEVLEPGEFVDADDTSIGSGGDAVAPCNWLQHFENVLDTFHVPILHGNFSGTQFTEVMNQMPRVTWDYTPRGVKAFSVRTLDDGRLMRRTTEVALPTLRVVPNPYVGGYGRVESLGWTLPIDDTHYRIYTAGRVREKGVFLPRGPGAAANRRRWKDMTPEERRDAPGDWEAQIGQGAITFHSDEHLATSDQGILLLRRLLNSQVNAVQRGEDPVGVSFDPAAPPIAFEAGNFVVDARDAAAS; encoded by the coding sequence ATGGACGATCTCGACACCGGCACCGGCTACGAAAGCAGGCCGCCGAGCTACATCGCGGCCCTGACCGAGGTCGGGCGCGGCACGCCGATGGGCGAGCTGATGCGCCGCTACTGGCATCCGGTCGGGCTCGCCTCGCACGCGACCCGCACGCCGCGCGAGGTGCGCGTGCTGGGCGAGGACCTGGTGCTGTTCCGCGACGGCCGGGGCCGGCCCGGCCTGGTGCGGGCGCGCTGCTGCCATCGCGGCACCACGCTCTACTACGGCAAGGTCGAGGAGCGCGGCATCCGCTGCTGCTATCACGGCTGGCTGTTCGACGTCGAAGGCCGCTGCCTCGAGCAGCCCTGCGAGCCCGAGGGCGGCCGCCTGCGCGACCGCGTGCGCCAGCCCTGGTATCCGGTGCAGGAGCGCTACGGCCTCGTCTTCGCCTACATGGGACCGCCGGCGAAGAAGCCGGTGCTGCCGCGCTACGAGTGCCTGGAGGTGCTGGAGCCGGGCGAGTTCGTCGACGCCGACGACACCAGCATCGGCAGCGGCGGCGACGCGGTCGCGCCCTGCAACTGGCTGCAGCATTTCGAGAACGTGCTCGACACCTTTCACGTGCCGATCCTGCACGGGAACTTCAGCGGCACGCAGTTCACCGAGGTCATGAACCAGATGCCCAGGGTGACGTGGGACTACACGCCGCGCGGCGTGAAGGCCTTCTCTGTCCGCACGCTCGACGACGGGCGGCTCATGCGGCGCACCACCGAGGTCGCGTTGCCGACCCTGCGCGTGGTGCCCAACCCCTATGTCGGCGGCTACGGCCGGGTCGAGAGTCTGGGCTGGACGCTGCCGATCGACGACACCCACTACCGCATCTACACCGCCGGCCGCGTGCGCGAGAAAGGCGTGTTCCTGCCCAGAGGCCCCGGCGCGGCCGCCAACCGCAGGCGCTGGAAGGACATGACGCCGGAGGAACGGCGCGACGCGCCCGGCGACTGGGAGGCGCAGATCGGCCAGGGCGCCATCACCTTCCATTCCGACGAGCACCTCGCCACCAGCGACCAGGGCATCCTGCTGCTGCGCCGGCTGCTGAACAGCCAGGTGAACGCGGTGCAGCGGGGCGAGGACCCGGTCGGCGTGAGCTTCGATCCAGCCGCGCCGCCGATCGCCTTCGAGGCCGGCAACTTCGTCGTCGATGCCCGGGACGCCGCCGCTTCATGA
- the hpaR gene encoding homoprotocatechuate degradation operon regulator HpaR: MSERKRIVDFPRPRLMDDTQSLPIALLRAREAVMAWFRPHHRKGGVTEQQWRVIRVLYFGGEMEAGELARRAWLLAPSLSRILKDLEAAKYIRRRPGESDSRQSLVSLSPRGTAMVNRVAPFLDGIHREIARRVGPDRVEALLALLDQLERALAPAPEARRRSRK, translated from the coding sequence ATGAGCGAGCGCAAGCGCATCGTCGATTTCCCGCGGCCGCGCCTCATGGACGACACGCAGTCGCTGCCGATCGCGCTCCTGCGCGCGCGCGAGGCGGTGATGGCCTGGTTCCGGCCGCACCACCGCAAGGGCGGCGTCACCGAGCAGCAGTGGCGCGTGATCCGCGTCCTCTATTTCGGGGGCGAGATGGAAGCGGGCGAGCTCGCCCGGCGCGCCTGGCTGCTGGCGCCGAGCCTCTCGCGCATCCTGAAGGACCTCGAGGCGGCGAAATACATAAGGCGCCGGCCGGGCGAGTCCGATTCGCGCCAGAGCCTGGTCTCGCTCTCGCCCAGGGGCACGGCCATGGTGAACCGCGTCGCGCCCTTCCTCGACGGCATCCATCGCGAGATCGCGCGGCGCGTCGGTCCCGATCGGGTCGAGGCGCTGCTGGCGCTGCTCGACCAGCTCGAACGCGCGCTGGCGCCGGCGCCCGAGGCGAGACGGAGGTCGAGAAAGTGA
- a CDS encoding ABC transporter substrate-binding protein yields the protein MTLTTGRSILAAAAALLSMLALRPLAAQTPPEPGVTATAIKLGQTAPYSGPVSAYGTFGRASQAYFAMVNDQGGVNGRRIDLVVADDGFSPPKAVEQTRRLVEAEGVFAMFASVGTATNLAVRKYLNQRHVPQLLLQSGIAKFNDPKEFPWSLSGLPNYETEVKAFARHILAVRPHGKVAILYQNDDFGKEYLAGLRIGLGARAEEMLVGEQSFELSDPTVESQVIALRGSGADVLLIVATQKQTVQALRKARDLDWHPLTLVAFPAASIARTYIPAGIEASKGAVSSSVFVDPSDPAVQDEPEVKAYKAWMDKYYPSGDKADGLHVAAYVEGQLMVEMLKRCGTAVTRRCVMDQAAHLHDLHVAMLRPGITVGTSPDNYNLFKTLQMLTFDGHRLVPTGVPIAAE from the coding sequence GTGACGCTCACCACCGGCCGGTCCATCCTCGCCGCGGCGGCCGCTCTCCTGTCGATGCTCGCGCTGCGCCCCCTCGCCGCCCAGACGCCGCCCGAGCCCGGCGTCACCGCGACCGCGATCAAGCTCGGCCAGACCGCGCCCTACAGCGGTCCCGTCTCCGCCTATGGCACGTTCGGCCGCGCCTCGCAGGCCTACTTCGCCATGGTGAACGATCAAGGCGGCGTCAACGGGCGGCGGATCGACCTCGTGGTGGCCGACGACGGCTTCAGCCCGCCCAAGGCGGTCGAGCAGACGCGCCGGCTGGTGGAAGCCGAGGGCGTGTTCGCCATGTTCGCCTCGGTCGGCACAGCGACCAACCTCGCAGTGCGCAAGTACCTCAACCAGCGGCACGTGCCGCAGCTCCTGCTGCAAAGCGGCATCGCAAAGTTCAACGACCCGAAGGAGTTCCCGTGGTCGCTCTCGGGCCTGCCCAACTACGAGACCGAGGTGAAGGCGTTCGCCCGGCACATTCTGGCGGTGCGGCCGCATGGCAAGGTGGCGATCCTCTACCAGAACGACGATTTCGGTAAGGAGTACCTCGCCGGCCTGCGCATCGGCCTCGGCGCGCGGGCGGAGGAGATGCTGGTGGGCGAGCAGAGCTTCGAGCTCAGCGATCCCACCGTCGAATCGCAGGTCATCGCGCTGCGCGGCAGCGGCGCCGACGTGCTGCTGATCGTGGCGACCCAGAAGCAGACCGTGCAGGCGCTGCGCAAGGCGCGCGATCTCGACTGGCATCCGCTGACGCTGGTCGCCTTCCCCGCCGCCTCGATCGCCCGCACCTACATCCCGGCCGGGATCGAGGCGTCGAAGGGCGCCGTCTCGTCGTCGGTGTTCGTCGATCCGTCCGATCCCGCGGTGCAGGACGAGCCGGAGGTCAAGGCCTACAAGGCGTGGATGGACAAATACTACCCGTCCGGCGACAAGGCCGACGGGCTCCATGTCGCGGCCTATGTCGAGGGCCAGTTGATGGTCGAGATGCTGAAGCGCTGCGGCACTGCCGTGACGCGCCGATGCGTGATGGACCAGGCGGCCCACCTGCACGACCTGCACGTGGCGATGCTGCGGCCCGGCATCACCGTCGGCACGTCGCCCGACAACTACAACCTCTTCAAGACGCTGCAGATGCTGACCTTCGACGGCCACCGCCTCGTCCCCACCGGCGTCCCCATCGCCGCGGAGTGA
- a CDS encoding GSU2403 family nucleotidyltransferase fold protein, protein MPPAPKPLSLTFQTTYAELLDQCALDAFNEAFPEAGTFVAKEVGGRRYWYFQLPASQGQKQRYVGPETPQLLKHIEQHRQARDAERTRRSLVSTLVRSAALPRPLPRIGEIVAALARAGVFRLRGVLVGTVAYQTYPGLLAMRLPAASLATGDVDIAQFTNVSVAVKDATAPMLDVLKAVDASFRAVPHLHDSRRSVTYRAADGVRVDFLTPNEGPATDKPRRLPALGTDAEPLRFLDFLIHSPEPAVLLHDIGVYVLVPTPERYAVHKLIVAQRRVGPGNVKRGKDLVQAQALLDRLVAARPRELRAVWREAERRSAKWSGYMRRSLAEIDPAVRDRTLALVGGTRRKDPLCLCDLRE, encoded by the coding sequence ATGCCGCCCGCTCCCAAGCCGCTGTCGCTCACCTTCCAGACCACCTACGCCGAGCTTCTGGACCAGTGCGCACTCGATGCCTTCAACGAGGCGTTCCCCGAGGCGGGCACGTTCGTCGCGAAGGAAGTCGGCGGCCGGCGCTACTGGTATTTCCAGCTCCCCGCCTCGCAGGGACAGAAACAGAGATATGTCGGCCCCGAGACCCCGCAGCTCCTGAAGCATATCGAGCAGCATCGGCAGGCGCGTGACGCCGAACGCACGCGGCGCTCTCTCGTCTCGACCCTTGTCAGGTCGGCGGCGCTTCCCCGCCCGCTGCCCCGCATCGGCGAGATCGTCGCGGCGCTGGCACGGGCCGGGGTCTTCCGCCTGCGCGGCGTGCTGGTCGGAACCGTCGCCTACCAGACCTACCCGGGCCTCCTGGCCATGCGCCTCCCCGCAGCCTCGCTCGCGACCGGCGACGTCGACATCGCGCAGTTCACCAATGTCTCGGTGGCGGTGAAGGACGCGACCGCTCCAATGCTCGATGTTCTCAAGGCCGTCGATGCGAGCTTTCGCGCCGTGCCCCATCTGCACGACAGCCGCCGCTCCGTGACCTACCGCGCGGCCGACGGCGTGCGCGTGGATTTCCTCACGCCCAACGAAGGACCTGCGACCGACAAGCCCAGACGCCTTCCGGCGCTCGGCACCGACGCCGAGCCGCTGCGCTTCCTCGATTTCCTGATCCATTCACCCGAGCCCGCCGTGCTCCTGCACGACATCGGAGTTTACGTCCTGGTGCCGACACCGGAGCGCTATGCCGTACACAAGCTCATCGTCGCGCAGCGCCGCGTCGGCCCGGGCAACGTCAAGCGCGGCAAGGACCTCGTCCAGGCGCAGGCTCTGCTCGACCGGCTCGTCGCGGCGAGGCCCAGGGAGCTGCGCGCCGTGTGGCGCGAGGCCGAGCGCCGCAGCGCCAAATGGTCCGGATACATGCGCAGAAGCCTGGCCGAGATCGACCCCGCCGTGCGCGACAGGACGCTGGCGCTGGTCGGTGGGACTCGCAGGAAAGATCCCTTGTGTCTTTGTGATTTGCGAGAATAA
- a CDS encoding IS110 family transposase produces MTQKRTLVGLDIAKGKIDAAIRSAGAEASFAHDAAGRRRLLEWLAEHGVATAVMEASGGYERSWAGLLREAGLAVVIVDPQRVRHFARSAGQRAKTDAIDARMIAWFGEVFEDLTGQARDEERQELDQLVTARLGMVRLKGQIESWNEHEQPKAVRKIHQALLEAVGAQLAKLEAVIAARIATVERFARQAEILHSVPGLGDAAVAGLIALLPELGRVDRQAAAALLGVAPFADDSGERRGQRHIQGGRRKLRTLLYMPILSAIQHNPVLKAHYQRLRARGKKPKVALIACMRKLIGILNTMLQRSQTWDPVKHAIA; encoded by the coding sequence ATGACACAGAAGCGGACGCTTGTCGGCCTCGACATTGCCAAGGGAAAGATCGATGCGGCGATCCGGTCGGCGGGCGCGGAAGCGTCGTTCGCCCATGACGCCGCGGGGCGTCGGCGGCTGCTGGAGTGGCTGGCCGAACATGGCGTCGCCACGGCGGTGATGGAGGCCAGCGGCGGCTACGAGAGGAGCTGGGCCGGCCTGTTGCGCGAGGCTGGGCTGGCAGTGGTGATCGTCGACCCCCAGCGGGTGCGCCACTTCGCCCGGTCGGCCGGACAGCGGGCCAAGACCGATGCCATCGACGCCCGCATGATCGCCTGGTTCGGCGAGGTATTCGAGGATCTTACCGGCCAGGCCCGGGACGAGGAGCGCCAGGAACTCGACCAGCTGGTCACGGCCCGTCTCGGCATGGTGCGGCTGAAGGGGCAGATCGAGAGCTGGAATGAGCACGAGCAGCCCAAGGCGGTGCGCAAGATCCATCAGGCGCTGCTCGAGGCGGTGGGCGCTCAGCTGGCCAAGCTCGAGGCCGTCATCGCCGCCAGGATCGCCACGGTCGAGCGCTTCGCGCGGCAGGCCGAGATCCTCCACAGCGTGCCGGGGCTGGGCGACGCGGCGGTTGCCGGCCTGATCGCCTTGCTGCCCGAGCTCGGCCGCGTCGACCGCCAGGCCGCGGCCGCCTTGCTCGGGGTGGCGCCCTTCGCCGACGACAGCGGTGAGCGGCGCGGCCAACGCCATATTCAGGGCGGGCGTCGCAAGCTGCGCACGCTGCTGTACATGCCGATCCTCAGCGCCATCCAGCACAATCCGGTGCTCAAGGCCCACTACCAGCGGCTGCGCGCCAGGGGCAAGAAGCCCAAGGTCGCCTTGATCGCCTGCATGCGCAAGCTGATCGGCATCCTCAACACCATGCTGCAGCGCTCCCAGACATGGGACCCAGTCAAACACGCCATCGCCTGA
- a CDS encoding ferritin-like domain-containing protein: MEQGHRVETRNTAYFRHGYDSDHADMRRLYEQAKIDQWNAARDIAWQAPLEGDGGLISDDLVDIFGTPYWDRLSPGQRVELNRRVACWRLSTLVQGEQGAMLLCSQLVEHVQGQDAKLFQSSQVADEARHNEVLQRYLDCRLDGSIYPLGGNVREIFDTLLTTASWHMKTIGLQLIAETFAVSLFRMLAESSKDELLRQVCRRILQDEARHMGFAMLSLPEIVREASEAERREMEDFAVWALARTLTGIFPLAAYEEMGFSAADIGEIKRLRRERAAGGDETAFRKFFRRDLHGGLVRNLRKVGLLSDRIAPGLQSLGVNLAAA, translated from the coding sequence ATGGAACAGGGCCATCGGGTCGAGACGCGCAACACCGCGTACTTCCGCCACGGCTACGACAGCGATCACGCCGACATGCGCCGGCTCTACGAGCAGGCCAAGATCGATCAATGGAACGCGGCCAGGGACATCGCCTGGCAGGCGCCGCTCGAGGGCGACGGCGGGCTGATCTCCGACGACCTGGTCGACATTTTCGGCACGCCCTACTGGGACAGGCTCTCGCCAGGGCAGCGCGTCGAGCTCAACCGCCGCGTCGCCTGCTGGCGGCTGTCGACCCTGGTGCAGGGCGAGCAGGGGGCGATGCTGCTCTGCAGCCAGCTCGTCGAGCATGTGCAAGGCCAGGACGCCAAGCTCTTCCAGTCGAGCCAGGTGGCCGACGAGGCGCGGCACAACGAGGTGCTGCAGCGCTACCTCGACTGCCGGCTCGACGGCAGCATCTATCCGCTGGGCGGCAATGTGCGCGAGATCTTCGACACCCTGCTCACCACCGCCTCGTGGCACATGAAGACGATCGGGCTGCAGCTCATCGCCGAGACCTTCGCGGTGTCGCTGTTCCGCATGCTCGCCGAATCGTCGAAGGACGAGCTGCTGCGCCAGGTCTGCCGGCGCATCCTGCAGGACGAGGCGCGGCACATGGGCTTCGCCATGCTGTCGCTGCCCGAGATCGTGCGCGAGGCGAGCGAAGCCGAGCGGCGCGAGATGGAGGACTTCGCGGTGTGGGCGCTGGCGCGCACGCTGACCGGCATCTTCCCGCTCGCCGCCTACGAGGAGATGGGCTTCTCGGCGGCCGACATCGGCGAGATCAAGCGCCTGCGCCGCGAGCGCGCTGCCGGCGGCGACGAGACCGCCTTCCGCAAGTTCTTCCGCCGCGACCTGCATGGCGGCCTGGTGCGCAACCTGCGCAAGGTCGGCCTCCTGAGCGACCGCATCGCCCCCGGCCTGCAATCCCTCGGCGTCAATCTCGCCGCGGCCTGA
- a CDS encoding cation transporter has product MGASCCDHCHEGGDGGGPAYRRVLWAALAINLAMFAVEIGAGLGARSVSLLADSLDFLGDAANYGVSLLVLGLALRWRARAALLKGATMLAFGLWVVVTTVQHTVSGALPDAPTMGAIGLLAIAANLTVAGLLYRHRDGDSNMVSVWICTRNDAIGNLMVLAAALGVLGTGIGWPDFIVGAVMAALALSGAWRILRQALAELRSTAAPPTVSRARPGMQADA; this is encoded by the coding sequence ATGGGCGCTTCCTGCTGCGATCATTGCCACGAAGGAGGGGACGGCGGCGGCCCGGCCTACCGTCGCGTGCTGTGGGCCGCGCTCGCCATCAATCTCGCCATGTTCGCCGTCGAGATCGGCGCCGGTCTCGGCGCGCGGTCGGTCTCGCTGCTCGCCGACTCGCTCGATTTCCTGGGCGACGCCGCCAACTATGGCGTGAGCCTGCTCGTCCTCGGCCTGGCGCTGCGCTGGCGCGCGCGGGCCGCGCTGCTCAAGGGCGCCACCATGCTGGCCTTCGGCCTCTGGGTCGTGGTCACCACGGTGCAGCACACGGTTTCCGGCGCACTGCCCGACGCGCCGACCATGGGAGCGATCGGGCTGCTCGCCATCGCCGCCAACCTCACAGTGGCGGGGCTGCTCTATCGTCATCGCGATGGCGACAGCAACATGGTGTCGGTGTGGATCTGCACGCGCAACGACGCGATCGGCAATCTCATGGTGCTCGCGGCCGCGCTCGGCGTGCTCGGCACCGGCATCGGCTGGCCGGATTTCATCGTCGGCGCGGTGATGGCGGCGCTTGCGCTGAGCGGCGCCTGGCGGATCCTGCGGCAGGCGCTCGCCGAGCTGCGGTCCACTGCGGCCCCGCCGACGGTATCGCGCGCCAGACCAGGGATGCAGGCCGATGCGTAG